A genome region from Baekduia alba includes the following:
- a CDS encoding tyrosine-type recombinase/integrase has protein sequence MQEEEDRKPRVASSARKTVDDAADSLRQKQVIEGARKSYKENCESMQRVHISPALGKKAVDRVTTAQVEKLAEDMLAKGLKPKTVRNVMSFLYSIFEHAIHKKWATENPVRHATRPKRGRQNDADPDLKFLTLDELEAIPNEVVYREPAPTRRGRGGPSRPVPPDVLGPVVRVIVLIAAITGLWQSELLGLRWRHVDWVAQRIQVRNALVRGEHSGEGSPMSRRAGRCRSPTRRSSS, from the coding sequence ATGCAGGAAGAGGAGGACCGCAAGCCGCGGGTTGCCTCGTCGGCTCGTAAGACCGTCGACGATGCGGCCGACTCGCTGCGCCAGAAGCAGGTCATCGAGGGCGCGCGCAAGTCCTACAAGGAGAACTGCGAGTCGATGCAGCGCGTCCACATCTCGCCGGCGCTGGGCAAGAAGGCCGTAGACCGCGTGACGACCGCGCAGGTCGAGAAGCTCGCCGAGGACATGCTCGCCAAGGGCCTCAAGCCCAAGACGGTGCGCAACGTCATGAGCTTCTTGTACTCCATCTTCGAGCACGCGATCCACAAGAAGTGGGCGACGGAGAACCCTGTCCGGCACGCCACCCGCCCGAAGCGCGGGCGCCAGAACGACGCTGACCCCGACCTGAAGTTCTTGACGCTCGACGAGCTCGAGGCAATCCCCAATGAGGTCGTGTATCGGGAGCCGGCGCCGACGCGCCGCGGCCGTGGAGGACCGTCACGGCCGGTGCCGCCGGACGTGCTCGGGCCGGTCGTTCGCGTCATCGTTCTGATCGCGGCGATCACCGGGCTATGGCAATCGGAGTTGTTGGGGCTGCGGTGGCGGCATGTTGATTGGGTCGCTCAGCGGATCCAGGTCCGCAACGCCTTGGTGCGTGGCGAGCACTCGGGGGAGGGCAGTCCGATGAGTCGACGCGCCGGTCGGTGCCGGTCGCCGACGAGGCGTTCGAGCTCCTGA